The following proteins are co-located in the Roseovarius arcticus genome:
- a CDS encoding CoA-acylating methylmalonate-semialdehyde dehydrogenase, translating to MTTELTHYINGKHVKGTSGRFSDVFNPATGEVQAKCPLASVEELDQAVADAAKAQEEWGAVNPQKRARVMMEYVRLINRDMDKLAEAISREHGKTIPDAKGDVQRGMEVIEFCIGAPHFLKGEYSGNASTGIDIYSMRQALGVVAGITPFNFPAMIPMWKMGPAIAAGNAVIIKPSERDPSCPLLLAELWTEAGLPDGICQVVNGDKVSVDAIIDNDMVKAIGFVGSTPIAQYIYGRACTNGKRAQCFGGAKNHMIIMPDADMDQAADALIGAGFGAAGERCMAISVAVPVGDETADRLIEKLVPRIEALKVGPYNSDTEMDYGPVVTAAAKERILGLIQSGVDQGAELVVDGRNFNMQGYEDGFFVGPHLFDKVTPDMDIYQQEIFGPVLTTIRAGSYEEALKLASDHEMGNGTAIFTRDGDAARDFASRVNVGMVGINFPIPVPLAHYTFGGWKKSAFGDLNQYGPDAFKFYTKTKTVTSRWPSGIKEGGEFHFKLAD from the coding sequence ATGACCACCGAACTCACGCACTACATCAACGGCAAGCACGTCAAAGGCACATCGGGCCGTTTTTCGGACGTGTTCAACCCCGCCACCGGCGAAGTGCAGGCAAAATGCCCGCTGGCATCCGTCGAAGAGCTGGACCAGGCCGTCGCTGACGCCGCCAAGGCGCAAGAAGAATGGGGCGCGGTCAATCCGCAGAAGCGCGCTCGCGTGATGATGGAATACGTCCGTCTGATTAACCGCGACATGGACAAGCTGGCCGAGGCGATCAGCCGCGAGCATGGCAAGACGATCCCCGATGCCAAGGGAGACGTGCAGCGCGGCATGGAAGTGATTGAGTTCTGCATCGGCGCGCCACATTTCCTGAAGGGCGAATACTCTGGCAATGCCAGCACCGGCATCGACATTTATTCGATGCGCCAAGCGCTGGGTGTGGTTGCGGGCATCACGCCCTTCAACTTTCCAGCAATGATCCCGATGTGGAAAATGGGCCCGGCGATTGCAGCAGGCAACGCCGTCATCATCAAGCCGTCCGAGCGCGATCCCTCTTGCCCGCTGCTGCTGGCCGAGCTGTGGACCGAAGCAGGCCTGCCCGACGGCATCTGCCAAGTGGTAAACGGCGACAAGGTATCGGTCGACGCGATCATCGACAACGATATGGTCAAGGCCATCGGCTTTGTCGGCTCAACCCCAATTGCGCAGTACATCTATGGCCGCGCCTGCACCAACGGCAAGCGGGCGCAGTGCTTTGGGGGTGCCAAGAACCATATGATCATCATGCCCGACGCGGACATGGATCAGGCGGCCGATGCCCTCATTGGCGCGGGCTTTGGTGCGGCGGGCGAACGCTGCATGGCGATCTCGGTCGCTGTTCCGGTGGGCGACGAGACGGCAGACCGCCTGATCGAAAAGCTGGTTCCGCGCATCGAGGCGCTGAAGGTGGGCCCCTACAATTCAGACACCGAAATGGACTACGGCCCCGTTGTGACGGCGGCCGCCAAGGAGCGTATCTTGGGCCTGATCCAGTCCGGTGTTGACCAAGGCGCCGAGCTGGTTGTCGATGGCCGCAACTTCAACATGCAAGGCTACGAGGACGGCTTCTTTGTGGGCCCTCACTTATTCGATAAAGTCACGCCTGACATGGATATCTACCAGCAAGAGATCTTTGGCCCCGTCCTGACGACGATCCGCGCAGGCAGCTACGAGGAGGCGCTAAAGCTGGCGTCCGATCATGAAATGGGCAACGGCACCGCGATCTTTACCCGCGACGGCGACGCTGCGCGCGATTTCGCAAGCCGTGTGAACGTCGGTATGGTCGGGATCAACTTTCCCATCCCAGTGCCGCTGGCGCATTACACCTTTGGCGGGTGGAAGAAATCGGCCTTTGGCGATCTTAACCAGTACGGCCCCGACGCGTTCAAGTTCTATACCAAGACCAAGACCGTGACGTCGCGCTGGCCCTCGGGCATCAAAGAAGGCGGCGAGTTCCACTTTAAACTGGCTGACTGA
- a CDS encoding LysR family transcriptional regulator: protein MQPQWDDLKVFLAVARHESLSAAGRVLKIDPATVGRRIARLEEALKAPLFAKSPQGYALTNEGQRLMSHAARAEQEMTAAFEDLTGQGAQLSGQIRLGSPDGSANFVLPQVCAQIVKQNPDLEVQIVALPRVFNLSRREADMAIAVSAPSAGRLSVQKVTDYKLSLVASRAYLDNAPPITCVDDLRDHRIVGYIQDMIFDKELDYMAEAGLPPAQLASNSISVQFNWIRQAAGIGIMHDFSIPFGRGIVRVLPEQICLTRSFYLIRHAGDRRLDRLSRFADELAAGMRREVARLEARN from the coding sequence ATGCAGCCGCAATGGGATGATTTGAAAGTATTTCTGGCCGTCGCACGGCATGAAAGCCTGTCGGCAGCGGGCCGCGTTCTGAAAATTGACCCCGCAACCGTGGGGCGCCGCATCGCGCGGCTGGAGGAGGCGCTGAAGGCACCGCTATTCGCAAAATCCCCCCAAGGCTACGCGCTGACGAACGAGGGCCAGCGCCTGATGAGCCACGCGGCCCGCGCCGAGCAGGAGATGACCGCGGCGTTTGAGGATCTAACGGGGCAGGGCGCGCAGCTAAGTGGGCAGATTCGGCTAGGATCGCCCGATGGATCGGCTAACTTCGTACTGCCACAGGTCTGTGCGCAGATCGTCAAGCAAAACCCCGATCTGGAGGTGCAGATCGTCGCCCTGCCGCGTGTTTTCAACCTGTCGAGGCGCGAGGCGGATATGGCGATTGCCGTCAGCGCGCCATCGGCGGGGCGCCTTAGCGTGCAAAAGGTGACGGACTATAAACTCAGCCTTGTTGCCTCGCGTGCCTATCTGGACAATGCGCCGCCCATTACCTGTGTTGATGATCTGCGCGATCATCGCATCGTCGGCTATATTCAGGACATGATATTCGACAAGGAGCTGGACTATATGGCCGAGGCCGGGCTGCCGCCTGCCCAGTTGGCCAGTAATTCGATTTCGGTTCAGTTCAATTGGATACGGCAGGCGGCAGGCATTGGCATAATGCACGATTTTTCAATCCCGTTCGGGCGGGGCATCGTCCGCGTCCTGCCCGAACAGATCTGCCTCACACGCAGCTTTTACCTGATTCGTCATGCGGGCGATCGCCGCCTTGATCGGCTTAGCCGTTTCGCTGATGAATTGGCGGCGGGAATGCGCCGCGAGGTAGCACGTCTGGAGGCACGCAACTGA
- a CDS encoding CBS domain-containing protein, whose translation MLVAQILKAKGDAVFTAAPGTLVSEAAATLAEKRIGVLVIISGDARVEGILSERDIVRSLGQRGAACLADTVDAMMTRDPVCAALSDTGEQLLTQMTEGRFRHMPVVKDGKLIGIVTQGDVVKARLEELAMENESMQGMIMGR comes from the coding sequence ATGCTGGTTGCACAGATACTAAAGGCAAAAGGCGACGCGGTGTTTACCGCCGCGCCGGGTACGCTGGTGTCGGAAGCGGCAGCAACGCTTGCGGAAAAACGCATCGGCGTGCTGGTTATCATTTCAGGGGACGCGCGCGTCGAAGGTATCTTGTCAGAGCGCGACATCGTTCGCTCGCTGGGACAACGGGGCGCGGCGTGTTTGGCCGACACCGTGGACGCCATGATGACGCGCGACCCGGTTTGTGCCGCGCTGTCCGACACCGGCGAGCAGTTGCTGACGCAGATGACCGAAGGGCGTTTCCGCCACATGCCGGTAGTCAAGGACGGCAAGTTAATCGGCATCGTCACGCAAGGCGACGTGGTCAAGGCCCGGTTGGAGGAGTTGGCGATGGAGAACGAGTCAATGCAGGGCATGATTATGGGGCGCTGA
- the coaD gene encoding pantetheine-phosphate adenylyltransferase — protein MRIGLYPGTFDPITLGHIDIIRRASTLVDRLVVGVAINRDKGPLFSLEERVAMIEAETARLNLPDGTEIVVHPFENLLINCARDVNAQVIVRGLRAVADFEYEFQMVGMNRAMDASIETVFLMADTGHQAIASKLVKEIARLDGDVSTFVTRDVNEALIAKFR, from the coding sequence ATGCGCATCGGACTTTATCCCGGTACATTCGATCCGATCACGCTAGGCCATATCGACATCATCAGGCGCGCCAGCACGCTGGTGGACCGTCTGGTCGTGGGGGTCGCGATCAACCGTGACAAAGGCCCGCTGTTTTCGCTGGAAGAGCGTGTTGCGATGATTGAGGCCGAAACCGCGCGGCTGAACTTGCCGGATGGCACCGAGATTGTCGTACACCCATTTGAAAATCTGCTAATCAACTGCGCCCGCGACGTGAACGCCCAAGTTATCGTGCGCGGCCTGCGCGCGGTGGCAGATTTTGAATATGAGTTTCAAATGGTTGGCATGAATCGCGCCATGGACGCTTCGATCGAGACAGTGTTTCTGATGGCCGATACCGGGCATCAGGCGATTGCGTCAAAGCTGGTCAAGGAGATCGCGCGTCTGGATGGCGATGTATCCACCTTCGTCACGCGGGACGTAAACGAGGCATTGATCGCTAAATTTCGCTGA
- the gap gene encoding type I glyceraldehyde-3-phosphate dehydrogenase, with protein MTITVGINGFGRIGRATLAHISESGREDIKVVKLNATGPLETAAHLVRFDSVHGRFPGTVTTGDGTMDLGRGAIQMFSTYDMEELDWDGCDVVLECTGQFNDGDKAKAHLARGAGKVLLSAPGKNVDRTVVMGVNDGELLAGERMISNGSCTTNCLAPLAKVLHEGIGIESGIMTTIHSYTGDQPTLDRRHKDLYRARAAAMSMIPTSTGAAKALSEVLPALKGRLDGSAIRVPTPNVSAVDLTFVASKSVTEADVNAIVAEAAAGPMNGILAYDPAPKVSIDFNHTEESSIFAPDQTKVVGGTLVRVLAWYDNEWAFSCRMADVAAVMGRLG; from the coding sequence ATGACCATCACAGTCGGCATCAACGGATTTGGCCGCATCGGCCGTGCCACCCTCGCCCATATCAGCGAGTCGGGCCGCGAGGATATCAAGGTGGTCAAACTCAATGCCACCGGCCCGCTTGAAACGGCAGCGCATCTGGTCCGCTTTGACAGCGTTCACGGCCGCTTTCCGGGTACGGTGACCACCGGCGATGGCACGATGGATCTGGGTCGCGGCGCGATACAGATGTTCTCGACCTATGATATGGAAGAGTTGGACTGGGACGGCTGCGATGTCGTGCTGGAATGCACTGGCCAATTCAATGACGGCGATAAGGCCAAGGCCCATCTGGCGCGCGGCGCCGGCAAAGTGCTGCTATCGGCCCCCGGCAAGAACGTCGACCGCACCGTAGTCATGGGCGTCAATGACGGCGAATTGCTGGCGGGAGAGCGCATGATTTCCAATGGCTCCTGCACGACCAACTGCCTCGCGCCGTTGGCCAAGGTGTTGCACGAGGGCATCGGCATCGAGAGCGGCATTATGACTACGATCCATTCCTACACAGGCGATCAGCCCACGCTGGACCGCCGGCACAAGGATCTCTATCGCGCGCGCGCTGCTGCCATGTCGATGATCCCCACCTCGACAGGTGCGGCCAAGGCCCTGTCCGAAGTATTGCCCGCGCTCAAGGGCCGCCTCGACGGGTCGGCCATCCGCGTGCCGACGCCGAATGTGTCGGCGGTGGATCTGACATTCGTCGCGTCAAAGTCTGTGACCGAGGCGGACGTGAATGCCATCGTGGCCGAGGCCGCAGCAGGGCCGATGAATGGCATCCTGGCATATGATCCCGCACCCAAGGTCAGCATCGACTTCAATCATACCGAAGAGAGCAGCATCTTTGCCCCTGACCAGACCAAGGTTGTCGGCGGTACGCTGGTGCGCGTTCTGGCATGGTACGATAACGAGTGGGCGTTTTCATGCCGCATGGCGGACGTCGCAGCCGTGATGGGGCGTCTGGGCTGA
- a CDS encoding DUF808 domain-containing protein encodes MSGLLALLDDVAAIAKVAAASIDDVAAQATKAGAKAAGAVIDDAAVTPKYVHGFDADRELPIIWRIARGSLINKLVFLLPAGLALSAFAPGAITPLLMLGGCYLCFEGAEKVAGVLGLGHHKEEAAEAIPDDPAHLEEQKVSGAIKTDFILSAEIMTIALAAIPASGFWMEAATLATVAVLITASVYGAVALIVKADDLGLLMADKGRLRATRVFGRGLVSAMPKVLALLLIIGTAAMLWVGGNIILHGLASLGFAWPYNEIHHIAELITGGLDQARGAAKWALVAAMDGIFGLALGLILIPIGARVITPIWQRLRRLNPVA; translated from the coding sequence ATGAGCGGACTGCTGGCGCTACTCGACGACGTGGCAGCCATCGCCAAGGTCGCGGCGGCATCTATTGACGACGTCGCGGCGCAAGCGACCAAGGCCGGAGCCAAGGCGGCGGGTGCGGTGATCGACGACGCCGCTGTGACGCCAAAATACGTCCACGGCTTTGACGCAGACCGCGAATTGCCGATCATCTGGCGCATTGCGCGCGGATCGCTGATCAACAAGCTGGTGTTTTTGTTGCCGGCCGGACTCGCGCTCAGCGCATTCGCACCGGGCGCGATCACCCCGCTGCTGATGCTAGGGGGCTGCTATTTATGCTTTGAGGGCGCCGAAAAGGTGGCAGGAGTGCTGGGGCTCGGGCACCACAAGGAGGAGGCGGCTGAGGCGATTCCGGACGACCCCGCTCATCTAGAGGAGCAGAAGGTCTCGGGCGCGATCAAGACGGACTTTATTCTTTCCGCCGAGATCATGACTATCGCACTTGCCGCTATCCCGGCTAGCGGCTTCTGGATGGAGGCTGCAACGCTGGCCACCGTCGCGGTCCTGATCACGGCATCAGTCTACGGCGCGGTCGCCCTAATTGTGAAAGCTGATGATCTGGGCCTGCTAATGGCCGACAAGGGGCGCCTGCGGGCGACGCGCGTTTTTGGTCGCGGGCTTGTTTCCGCGATGCCCAAGGTGCTGGCTCTGTTATTGATAATTGGCACTGCGGCGATGCTGTGGGTGGGCGGGAACATCATTCTGCATGGTCTCGCTAGTTTGGGATTTGCATGGCCCTACAACGAGATACATCACATAGCTGAATTAATCACTGGCGGATTGGATCAAGCCCGGGGGGCAGCCAAATGGGCTCTGGTTGCTGCGATGGACGGTATTTTCGGACTGGCGCTGGGGCTGATCCTTATCCCTATCGGGGCGCGTGTGATCACACCGATCTGGCAGCGGTTGAGGCGGCTGAACCCGGTAGCATGA